From one Paramormyrops kingsleyae isolate MSU_618 chromosome 1, PKINGS_0.4, whole genome shotgun sequence genomic stretch:
- the wee2 gene encoding wee1-like protein kinase 2 isoform X4 has protein sequence MEVANVRERTVQQLDYSSCEEDSSDNSWDWGLPGARSPGPACRTPQTARHCARSVPDSPANSSTPLHYATWRKLRLCDSPSTPKSLLSKSALPSSNGKLCHRVLRFTSASDPTRQGHMPSVNVNPFTPNTFRRSGEHKRKSRSDEDDEVSQLREKTDGNSSEDEAFLPSKRLAVQASMLSRYESEFLELGRIGTGEFGTVYKCVKRLDGCLYAIKRSRRPLAGSADEQLALKEVYAHAVLGHHLHVVRYYSAWAEDDHMIIQNEYCDGGSLSDAITEKKRQGLLFVELELRDLLLQVSMGLKYIHSSGLVHLDIKPSNIFICRQSTLSSESVSEEEDEEGCTERVIYKIGDLGHVTSIGSPQVEEGDSRFLASEVLHEQDFTHLPRADIFALGLTVLLAAGAPPLPQNGDEWHRLRQAQLPPLPQELSAGFHSLLQMMLDPEPTLRPSASVLCRHPLLRKEGTATVADQLRKELNVEKFRTAMLERELQEARLAALSPQQQARPCLKPQASELGSLPRTGRRLVGRSAARSLSIACPGYSS, from the exons ATGGAAGTGGCCAACGTGAGGGAGAGGACGGTGCAGCAGCTCGATTACTCCAGCTGCGAGGAAGACAGCAGCGACAACAGCTGGGACTGGGGGCTCCCGGGCGCGCGGAGCCCCGGCCCTGCCTGCAGGACCCCGCAGACCGCGCGCCACTGCGCACGTAGCGTGCCGGACTCCCCCGCCAATTCCAGCACCCCCCTGCACTACgccacctggaggaaactcagGCTGTGCGACTCGCCCAGCACACCCAAA AGCCTGCTGTCCAAGTCAGCCCTGCCAAGCTCCAACGGGAAACTGTGTCACAGGGTCCTGCGTTTCACTAGTGCCTCTGACCCCACCCGTCAAGGTCACATGCCGTCAGTCAACGTGAACCCCTTCACCCCCAACACGTTCCGCCGTAGTGGGGAGCACAAGCGGAAGAGCCGTAGCGATGAGGATGATGAAGTCAGCCAGCTGAG AGAGAAGACGGATGGTAATTCATCAGAGGATGAGGCTTTTCTTCCCTCTAAG AGACTGGCTGTGCAGGCCTCCATGTTGTCACGCTACGAGAGCGAGTTCCTCGAGCTGGGCCGCATTGGCACCGGGGAATTCGGCACAGTCTACAAGTGTGTGAAGAGGCTGGATGGTTGCCTGTATGCCATCAAGCGCTCCCGCCGGCCCCTGGCCGGATCAGCTGACGA GCAGCTGGCCCTGAAGGAGGTCTATGCACATGCAGTGTTGGGTCATCACCTCCACGTGGTGCGTTACTACTCGGCATGGGCGGAGGATGATCACATGATCATCCAGAATGAGTACTGTGATG GAGGAAGTCTCAGTGATGCCATAACAGAGAAGAAACGACAGGGGTTGCTGTTCGTGGAGCTCGAGCTGAGAGATCTGCTACTACAGGTCTCCATGGGTCTCAAGTACATCCACAGCTCTGGTTTGGTCCACCTGGACATCAAACCCA GCAATATCTTCATCTGCCGCCAATCCACTCTGAGCTCCGAGAGTGTGAGcgaggaggaagatgaggaagGCTGCACGGAGAGAGTCATTTATAAAATCG GTGACTTGGGTCACGTGACCTCAATCGGCAGCCCCCAGGTAGAGGAAGGGGACAGCCGCTTCCTGGCCAGCGAGGTTCTCCATGAG CAGGACTTCACTCACCTTCCCAGAGCGGACATTTTCGCCCTGGGTCTGACTGTACTCCTAGCAGCAGGTGCTCCTCCGCTTCCTCAGAACGGAGACGAGTGGCACAGGCTACGGCAGGcccagctgccccccctcccccaggagcTCAGTGCTGGTTTCCACAGCCTCCTCCAG ATGATGCTCGACCCAGAGCCGACCCTGCGCCCGTCTGCGTCTGTGCTGTGCAGACACCCACTGTTGCGTAAGGAAGGAACCGCAACTGTCGCAGATCAGCTGCGCAAGGAGCTCAACGTGGAGAAGTTCCGGACGGCTATGTTGGAGAG AGAGCTCCAGGAGGCCAGGCTGGCTGCCCTGTCCCCCCAGCAGCAAGCACGGCCTTGCCTGAAGCCACAGGCCTCTGAGCTCGGGTCCCTGCCCAGAACGGGCCGCAGACTCGTTGGCCGCAGTGCCGCTAGATCCCTGAGCATTGCTTGCCCAGGATATAGTTCCTGA
- the wee2 gene encoding wee1-like protein kinase 2 isoform X2 gives MHGSKREVMEVANVRERTVQQLDYSSCEEDSSDNSWDWGLPGARSPGPACRTPQTARHCARSVPDSPANSSTPLHYATWRKLRLCDSPSTPKSLLSKSALPSSNGKLCHRVLRFTSASDPTRQGHMPSVNVNPFTPNTFRRSGEHKRKSRSDEDDEVSQLREKTDGNSSEDEAFLPSKRLAVQASMLSRYESEFLELGRIGTGEFGTVYKCVKRLDGCLYAIKRSRRPLAGSADEQLALKEVYAHAVLGHHLHVVRYYSAWAEDDHMIIQNEYCDGGSLSDAITEKKRQGLLFVELELRDLLLQVSMGLKYIHSSGLVHLDIKPSNIFICRQSTLSSESVSEEEDEEGCTERVIYKIGDLGHVTSIGSPQVEEGDSRFLASEVLHEDFTHLPRADIFALGLTVLLAAGAPPLPQNGDEWHRLRQAQLPPLPQELSAGFHSLLQMMLDPEPTLRPSASVLCRHPLLRKEGTATVADQLRKELNVEKFRTAMLERELQEARLAALSPQQQARPCLKPQASELGSLPRTGRRLVGRSAARSLSIACPGYSS, from the exons ATGCACGGATCCAAACGCGAAG TGATGGAAGTGGCCAACGTGAGGGAGAGGACGGTGCAGCAGCTCGATTACTCCAGCTGCGAGGAAGACAGCAGCGACAACAGCTGGGACTGGGGGCTCCCGGGCGCGCGGAGCCCCGGCCCTGCCTGCAGGACCCCGCAGACCGCGCGCCACTGCGCACGTAGCGTGCCGGACTCCCCCGCCAATTCCAGCACCCCCCTGCACTACgccacctggaggaaactcagGCTGTGCGACTCGCCCAGCACACCCAAA AGCCTGCTGTCCAAGTCAGCCCTGCCAAGCTCCAACGGGAAACTGTGTCACAGGGTCCTGCGTTTCACTAGTGCCTCTGACCCCACCCGTCAAGGTCACATGCCGTCAGTCAACGTGAACCCCTTCACCCCCAACACGTTCCGCCGTAGTGGGGAGCACAAGCGGAAGAGCCGTAGCGATGAGGATGATGAAGTCAGCCAGCTGAG AGAGAAGACGGATGGTAATTCATCAGAGGATGAGGCTTTTCTTCCCTCTAAG AGACTGGCTGTGCAGGCCTCCATGTTGTCACGCTACGAGAGCGAGTTCCTCGAGCTGGGCCGCATTGGCACCGGGGAATTCGGCACAGTCTACAAGTGTGTGAAGAGGCTGGATGGTTGCCTGTATGCCATCAAGCGCTCCCGCCGGCCCCTGGCCGGATCAGCTGACGA GCAGCTGGCCCTGAAGGAGGTCTATGCACATGCAGTGTTGGGTCATCACCTCCACGTGGTGCGTTACTACTCGGCATGGGCGGAGGATGATCACATGATCATCCAGAATGAGTACTGTGATG GAGGAAGTCTCAGTGATGCCATAACAGAGAAGAAACGACAGGGGTTGCTGTTCGTGGAGCTCGAGCTGAGAGATCTGCTACTACAGGTCTCCATGGGTCTCAAGTACATCCACAGCTCTGGTTTGGTCCACCTGGACATCAAACCCA GCAATATCTTCATCTGCCGCCAATCCACTCTGAGCTCCGAGAGTGTGAGcgaggaggaagatgaggaagGCTGCACGGAGAGAGTCATTTATAAAATCG GTGACTTGGGTCACGTGACCTCAATCGGCAGCCCCCAGGTAGAGGAAGGGGACAGCCGCTTCCTGGCCAGCGAGGTTCTCCATGAG GACTTCACTCACCTTCCCAGAGCGGACATTTTCGCCCTGGGTCTGACTGTACTCCTAGCAGCAGGTGCTCCTCCGCTTCCTCAGAACGGAGACGAGTGGCACAGGCTACGGCAGGcccagctgccccccctcccccaggagcTCAGTGCTGGTTTCCACAGCCTCCTCCAG ATGATGCTCGACCCAGAGCCGACCCTGCGCCCGTCTGCGTCTGTGCTGTGCAGACACCCACTGTTGCGTAAGGAAGGAACCGCAACTGTCGCAGATCAGCTGCGCAAGGAGCTCAACGTGGAGAAGTTCCGGACGGCTATGTTGGAGAG AGAGCTCCAGGAGGCCAGGCTGGCTGCCCTGTCCCCCCAGCAGCAAGCACGGCCTTGCCTGAAGCCACAGGCCTCTGAGCTCGGGTCCCTGCCCAGAACGGGCCGCAGACTCGTTGGCCGCAGTGCCGCTAGATCCCTGAGCATTGCTTGCCCAGGATATAGTTCCTGA
- the wee2 gene encoding wee1-like protein kinase 2 isoform X3: MMEVANVRERTVQQLDYSSCEEDSSDNSWDWGLPGARSPGPACRTPQTARHCARSVPDSPANSSTPLHYATWRKLRLCDSPSTPKSLLSKSALPSSNGKLCHRVLRFTSASDPTRQGHMPSVNVNPFTPNTFRRSGEHKRKSRSDEDDEVSQLREKTDGNSSEDEAFLPSKRLAVQASMLSRYESEFLELGRIGTGEFGTVYKCVKRLDGCLYAIKRSRRPLAGSADEQLALKEVYAHAVLGHHLHVVRYYSAWAEDDHMIIQNEYCDGGSLSDAITEKKRQGLLFVELELRDLLLQVSMGLKYIHSSGLVHLDIKPSNIFICRQSTLSSESVSEEEDEEGCTERVIYKIGDLGHVTSIGSPQVEEGDSRFLASEVLHEQDFTHLPRADIFALGLTVLLAAGAPPLPQNGDEWHRLRQAQLPPLPQELSAGFHSLLQMMLDPEPTLRPSASVLCRHPLLRKEGTATVADQLRKELNVEKFRTAMLERELQEARLAALSPQQQARPCLKPQASELGSLPRTGRRLVGRSAARSLSIACPGYSS, translated from the exons A TGATGGAAGTGGCCAACGTGAGGGAGAGGACGGTGCAGCAGCTCGATTACTCCAGCTGCGAGGAAGACAGCAGCGACAACAGCTGGGACTGGGGGCTCCCGGGCGCGCGGAGCCCCGGCCCTGCCTGCAGGACCCCGCAGACCGCGCGCCACTGCGCACGTAGCGTGCCGGACTCCCCCGCCAATTCCAGCACCCCCCTGCACTACgccacctggaggaaactcagGCTGTGCGACTCGCCCAGCACACCCAAA AGCCTGCTGTCCAAGTCAGCCCTGCCAAGCTCCAACGGGAAACTGTGTCACAGGGTCCTGCGTTTCACTAGTGCCTCTGACCCCACCCGTCAAGGTCACATGCCGTCAGTCAACGTGAACCCCTTCACCCCCAACACGTTCCGCCGTAGTGGGGAGCACAAGCGGAAGAGCCGTAGCGATGAGGATGATGAAGTCAGCCAGCTGAG AGAGAAGACGGATGGTAATTCATCAGAGGATGAGGCTTTTCTTCCCTCTAAG AGACTGGCTGTGCAGGCCTCCATGTTGTCACGCTACGAGAGCGAGTTCCTCGAGCTGGGCCGCATTGGCACCGGGGAATTCGGCACAGTCTACAAGTGTGTGAAGAGGCTGGATGGTTGCCTGTATGCCATCAAGCGCTCCCGCCGGCCCCTGGCCGGATCAGCTGACGA GCAGCTGGCCCTGAAGGAGGTCTATGCACATGCAGTGTTGGGTCATCACCTCCACGTGGTGCGTTACTACTCGGCATGGGCGGAGGATGATCACATGATCATCCAGAATGAGTACTGTGATG GAGGAAGTCTCAGTGATGCCATAACAGAGAAGAAACGACAGGGGTTGCTGTTCGTGGAGCTCGAGCTGAGAGATCTGCTACTACAGGTCTCCATGGGTCTCAAGTACATCCACAGCTCTGGTTTGGTCCACCTGGACATCAAACCCA GCAATATCTTCATCTGCCGCCAATCCACTCTGAGCTCCGAGAGTGTGAGcgaggaggaagatgaggaagGCTGCACGGAGAGAGTCATTTATAAAATCG GTGACTTGGGTCACGTGACCTCAATCGGCAGCCCCCAGGTAGAGGAAGGGGACAGCCGCTTCCTGGCCAGCGAGGTTCTCCATGAG CAGGACTTCACTCACCTTCCCAGAGCGGACATTTTCGCCCTGGGTCTGACTGTACTCCTAGCAGCAGGTGCTCCTCCGCTTCCTCAGAACGGAGACGAGTGGCACAGGCTACGGCAGGcccagctgccccccctcccccaggagcTCAGTGCTGGTTTCCACAGCCTCCTCCAG ATGATGCTCGACCCAGAGCCGACCCTGCGCCCGTCTGCGTCTGTGCTGTGCAGACACCCACTGTTGCGTAAGGAAGGAACCGCAACTGTCGCAGATCAGCTGCGCAAGGAGCTCAACGTGGAGAAGTTCCGGACGGCTATGTTGGAGAG AGAGCTCCAGGAGGCCAGGCTGGCTGCCCTGTCCCCCCAGCAGCAAGCACGGCCTTGCCTGAAGCCACAGGCCTCTGAGCTCGGGTCCCTGCCCAGAACGGGCCGCAGACTCGTTGGCCGCAGTGCCGCTAGATCCCTGAGCATTGCTTGCCCAGGATATAGTTCCTGA
- the wee2 gene encoding wee1-like protein kinase 2 isoform X1, whose protein sequence is MHGSKREVMEVANVRERTVQQLDYSSCEEDSSDNSWDWGLPGARSPGPACRTPQTARHCARSVPDSPANSSTPLHYATWRKLRLCDSPSTPKSLLSKSALPSSNGKLCHRVLRFTSASDPTRQGHMPSVNVNPFTPNTFRRSGEHKRKSRSDEDDEVSQLREKTDGNSSEDEAFLPSKRLAVQASMLSRYESEFLELGRIGTGEFGTVYKCVKRLDGCLYAIKRSRRPLAGSADEQLALKEVYAHAVLGHHLHVVRYYSAWAEDDHMIIQNEYCDGGSLSDAITEKKRQGLLFVELELRDLLLQVSMGLKYIHSSGLVHLDIKPSNIFICRQSTLSSESVSEEEDEEGCTERVIYKIGDLGHVTSIGSPQVEEGDSRFLASEVLHEQDFTHLPRADIFALGLTVLLAAGAPPLPQNGDEWHRLRQAQLPPLPQELSAGFHSLLQMMLDPEPTLRPSASVLCRHPLLRKEGTATVADQLRKELNVEKFRTAMLERELQEARLAALSPQQQARPCLKPQASELGSLPRTGRRLVGRSAARSLSIACPGYSS, encoded by the exons ATGCACGGATCCAAACGCGAAG TGATGGAAGTGGCCAACGTGAGGGAGAGGACGGTGCAGCAGCTCGATTACTCCAGCTGCGAGGAAGACAGCAGCGACAACAGCTGGGACTGGGGGCTCCCGGGCGCGCGGAGCCCCGGCCCTGCCTGCAGGACCCCGCAGACCGCGCGCCACTGCGCACGTAGCGTGCCGGACTCCCCCGCCAATTCCAGCACCCCCCTGCACTACgccacctggaggaaactcagGCTGTGCGACTCGCCCAGCACACCCAAA AGCCTGCTGTCCAAGTCAGCCCTGCCAAGCTCCAACGGGAAACTGTGTCACAGGGTCCTGCGTTTCACTAGTGCCTCTGACCCCACCCGTCAAGGTCACATGCCGTCAGTCAACGTGAACCCCTTCACCCCCAACACGTTCCGCCGTAGTGGGGAGCACAAGCGGAAGAGCCGTAGCGATGAGGATGATGAAGTCAGCCAGCTGAG AGAGAAGACGGATGGTAATTCATCAGAGGATGAGGCTTTTCTTCCCTCTAAG AGACTGGCTGTGCAGGCCTCCATGTTGTCACGCTACGAGAGCGAGTTCCTCGAGCTGGGCCGCATTGGCACCGGGGAATTCGGCACAGTCTACAAGTGTGTGAAGAGGCTGGATGGTTGCCTGTATGCCATCAAGCGCTCCCGCCGGCCCCTGGCCGGATCAGCTGACGA GCAGCTGGCCCTGAAGGAGGTCTATGCACATGCAGTGTTGGGTCATCACCTCCACGTGGTGCGTTACTACTCGGCATGGGCGGAGGATGATCACATGATCATCCAGAATGAGTACTGTGATG GAGGAAGTCTCAGTGATGCCATAACAGAGAAGAAACGACAGGGGTTGCTGTTCGTGGAGCTCGAGCTGAGAGATCTGCTACTACAGGTCTCCATGGGTCTCAAGTACATCCACAGCTCTGGTTTGGTCCACCTGGACATCAAACCCA GCAATATCTTCATCTGCCGCCAATCCACTCTGAGCTCCGAGAGTGTGAGcgaggaggaagatgaggaagGCTGCACGGAGAGAGTCATTTATAAAATCG GTGACTTGGGTCACGTGACCTCAATCGGCAGCCCCCAGGTAGAGGAAGGGGACAGCCGCTTCCTGGCCAGCGAGGTTCTCCATGAG CAGGACTTCACTCACCTTCCCAGAGCGGACATTTTCGCCCTGGGTCTGACTGTACTCCTAGCAGCAGGTGCTCCTCCGCTTCCTCAGAACGGAGACGAGTGGCACAGGCTACGGCAGGcccagctgccccccctcccccaggagcTCAGTGCTGGTTTCCACAGCCTCCTCCAG ATGATGCTCGACCCAGAGCCGACCCTGCGCCCGTCTGCGTCTGTGCTGTGCAGACACCCACTGTTGCGTAAGGAAGGAACCGCAACTGTCGCAGATCAGCTGCGCAAGGAGCTCAACGTGGAGAAGTTCCGGACGGCTATGTTGGAGAG AGAGCTCCAGGAGGCCAGGCTGGCTGCCCTGTCCCCCCAGCAGCAAGCACGGCCTTGCCTGAAGCCACAGGCCTCTGAGCTCGGGTCCCTGCCCAGAACGGGCCGCAGACTCGTTGGCCGCAGTGCCGCTAGATCCCTGAGCATTGCTTGCCCAGGATATAGTTCCTGA
- the dennd11 gene encoding DENN domain-containing protein 11 yields MVEQSDHAPLLDWEEVPSGEPPTLAPRQRDESEAGPANCRSGGSTAPGAGWTASTGGPVPVPGVGGGEATTCAGSVYNGSGWENKCPAKGDGTLSGWGAVSDKDRRLSEWEEKDQIVAVFVVTFDTRSGNMVEWCLPPDVNLEGVEFKSMASGSHRIANDFIYFRKGCFFGLACFANMPVESELERGARMKSVGILTPSYTLLYRYMHFLENQVRHQLQCPGQYSPLEAFYEDKKAVLPLGGNGLVTTCPTSTSTAPPHGRCCMNPEMKITHPAGCMSQFIRFFGEQIMVLWKFALLRKRIVIFSPPPVGVVCYRVYCCCCLANISLPRMEVSVPEFRPFFYINVADIAALETEMSYVACTTEKIFEEKKELYDVYVDNQNVKTHRESLQPMLRLNSADREKYRKLTEQRQMLLYSQEVDGDCSSSEEDLFILFFMELNNRIFQTLSEVASSVDPTLTAEHVRAMGLDPQGDQGFLVDLLELYGIDAMLVIDNPCCH; encoded by the exons ATGGTGGAGCAGTCGGACCATGCTCCGCTGCTCGACTGGGAGGAGGTTCCGTCGGGGGAGCCGCCGACTTTGGCTCCCAGGCAGAGGGATGAGTCCGAAGCAGGTCCCGCTAACTGCAGGTCGGGGGGCAGTACCGCCCCTGGCGCCGGCTGGACTGCGAGCACCGGGGGTCCGGTGCCTGTCCCGGGTGTCGGTGGCGGGGAGGCAACCACCTGTGCAGGCTCCGTGTATAACGGATCGGGATGGGAAAATAAATGCCCTGCTAAGGGAGATGGCACGCTTTCTGGATGGGGAGCGGTGTCCGACAAAGACCGCAGACTGTCTGAGTGGGAGGAAAAGGACCAAATCGTGGCTGTTTTTGTGGTAACCTTTGATACACGATCAG GAAACATGGTGGAGTGGTGTTTGCCCCCAGATGTGAACCTGGAAGGGGTGGAGTTCAAGTCGATGGCCAGCGGCTCCCATCGAATCGCCAATGACTTCAT ATATTTCCGGAAGGGCTGCTTCTTTGGCCTGGCGTGTTTTGCCAACATGCCCGTGGAGAGCGAGCTGGAGAGAGGCGCGCGTATGAAGTCTGTGGGCATTCTAACCCCGTCCTACACCCTACTGTATCGTTACATGCATTTCCTGGAGAACCAGGTCAG GCATCAGCTTCAGTGTCCGGGACAGTACTCGCCACTGGAGGCCTTCTACGAGGACAAGAAGGCGGTGCTGCCTCTGGGAGGGAACGGCCTGGTCACTACCTGTCCTACCAGCACCTCCACGGCGCCCCCTCATGGCCGCTGTTGCATGAACCCAGAGATGAAG atcaCACACCCGGCTGGCTGCATGTCTCAGTTCATCCGCTTCTTTGGGGAGCAAATCATGGTGCTGTGGAAGTTCGCCCTGCTTCGGAAACGCATCGTCATTTTCTCGCCCCCGCCTGTAGGAGTGGTGTGCTACAGAG TGTACTGCTGCTGTTGCCTGGCCAACATCTCCCTTCCGCGGATGGAGGTCTCAGTGCCGGAGTTCCGCCCCTTCTTTTACATCAACGTGGCTGACATCGCCGCCCTGGAGACCGAGATGTCCTACGTGGCCT GCACCACAGAGAAGATATTCGAGGAGAAGAAGGAGTTGTATGACGTTTACGTCGACAACCAGAACGTGAAGACGCACAGAGAGAGCCTGCAGCCGATGCTACGGCTCAACAGTGCGGACCGGGAGAAGTACAGAAAGCTCACAGAGCAGAG ACAGATGCTGTTATACTCACAGGAAGTGGATGGAGACTGTTCCTCCAGTGAAGAGGACCTCTTCATCCT GTTCTTCATGGAGCTAAACAACCGGATCTTCCAGACGCTGTCTGAGGTGGCGAGCAGCGTGGACCCCACCCTCACGGCAGAGCACGTGCGAGCCATGGGCCTGGACCCCCAGGGCGACCAGGGCTTTCTGGTGGACCTTCTGGAGCTCTATGGCATCGACGCCATGCTTGTCATCGACAACCCCTGCTGCCACTGA
- the bcl2l13 gene encoding bcl-2-like protein 13, whose amino-acid sequence MASLGSLTSTPEVFHLETKYIVLSYLGLPSPSMPGGACASELPAEARSVPEDREDERCRITEEVREELQRMEGSVSTWFSSTDPRCSVGKSLASLGLHVAHELQEHLGRALQTLLSAPLDYELYKAAVQDVSTHAEGGWTKVLVPLVLLHALHEENQPLETLVPLGVHYLEEAEADYIIRQGGWGSVIKGDPCDAIAEDCDDICILSMEQQPDRPSPPASPSGTERGEPCSWQTGSPPISLVVTESWSQVDFMDPEDIKSLDGNEGAVLAEEHSENNSSNSDIVHVEREEAELLESGAEGEEEEAEEEEVEEGAGAETVLPELQESLLSVLGGESELMELKVELSSPAPSFDPTPSVGHTPSFDPAPSVGHTPTVNPPPLPLEATETQEPLASEQTNPIPADAILVSHMESSTPDAPVTAVPTEPPPPAQDLPPLLMEADLVPEPESELPGESLQHPILSAEVQLQPTATAPPKASAQESCKAPPGESPLQPKPAATTPPKASAQESIKAPPGESPLQPQSAATTPPKASAQESIKAPPGESPLQPKPAATTPPKASAQESCKAPPGESPLQPKPAATTPPKASAQESCKAPPGESPLQLKPAATTPPKTSAQESIKAPPGESPLQPKPAATTPPKASAQESCKAPPGESPLQLKPAATTPPKASAQESIKAPPGESPLQPQSAATTPPKTSAQESIKAPPGESPLQLKPAATTPPKASAQESIKAPPGEAPLHPQSAATTPPKASAQESIKAPPGEAPLQPKPAATTPPKASVQESWKAPPGESPLQTQSAATTPPKASAQESCKAPPGEASLQPKPAATTPRKASAQAAQESCKVPPGEAPLQPQPAATTPPKTSAQESCKVPPGEAPLKLEPQPPESSSPSELSVLLYGGAALVAIAAVLAYGAFLYRRK is encoded by the exons ATGGCTTCCCTTGGCTCCCTCACCTCCACGCCCGAGGTCTTTCATCTGGAGACCAAGTACATCGTGCTCAGCTACCTGGGTCTGCCCTCGCCCAGCATGCCAGGGGGGGCATGCGCCTCTGAACTCCCAG CAGAGGCCCGGTCCGTCCCGGAGGACAGGGAGGATGAGCGCTGCCGGATCACGGAGGAGGTGCGAGAGGAGCTGCAGCGGATGGAGGGCAGTGTCTCCACGT GGTTCAGCTCAACAGATCCCCGGTGCTCTGTGGGGAAGAGCCTCGCCTCGCTGGGCTTGCACGTGGCCCATGAGCTGCAGGAGCATCTGGGTCGTGCCCTGCAAACCCTCCTCAGTGC ACCCCTGGATTATGAGCTCTACAAAGCTGCTGTACAGGATGTGTCCACTCACGCAGAAGGGGGCTGGACCAAG GTCCTAGTGCCCTTGGTTTTGCTGCACGCCCTCCATGAGGAGAACCAGCCCTTGGAAACACTGGTCCCTTTGGGAGTGCACTACTTAGAAGAGGCTGAGGCTGATTACATCATTCGGCAGGGTGGCTGG GGCTCTGTGATCAAGGGGGACCCATGTGACGCCATCGCTGAAGACTGTGACGATATTTGCATCCTGTCCATGGAGCagcagcccgaccgacccagcccccCCGCGTCACCCTCAGGCACTGAGCGAGGAGAGCCCTGCTCCTGGCAGACAGGCAGCCCCCCCATTTCTCTGGTAGTCACTGAGTCCTGGTCCCAGGTGGACTTCATGGACCCCGAGGACATCAAGAGTCTGGATGGCAATGAAGGTGCGGTGCTGGCTGAGGAGCACAGCGAGAACAATTCCTCTAACTCTGACATCGTCCACGTGGAGAgggaggaggcggagctgctgGAGTCTGGGGctgagggagaggaagaggaggctgaAGAGGAAGAGGTGGAGGAAGGAGCAGGGGCTGAAACCGTGCTCCCAGAACTCCAGGAGAGTCTACTGAGTGTGCTGGGCGGTGAGAGTGAACTGATGGAGCTGAAGGTGGAGCTTagcagccccgccccctcatttgaccccaccccctcagttggccacaccccctcgtttgACCCCGCCCCCTCAGTTGGCCACACCCCCACAGTTAATCCCCCGCCTTTGCCCCTTGAGGCTACTGAGACCCAGGAGCCTTTGGCGTCTGAGCAGACCAACCCCATCCCAGCAGATGCCATTCTTGTGTCCCACATGGAGTCGTCCACGCCCGACGCTCCTGTGACAGCTGTCCCCactgagcccccacccccagctcagGATCTTCCCCCTCTTCTTATGGAGGCAGACCTGGTGCCGGAACCAGAATCTGAGCTGCCGGGGGAAAGCTTACAGCACCCAATCCTGTCAGCAGAGGTCCAGCTGCAGCCTACAGCTACAGCACCCCCCAAAGCGTCTGCGCAGGAATCCTGCAAAGCCCCCCCTGGGGAATCCCCACTGCAGCCGAAGCCTGCAGCCACGACCCCCCCTAAAGCGTCTGCGCAAGAATCCATCAAAGCCCCCCCTGGGGAATCCCCACTGCAGCCACAGTCTGCAGCCACTACCCCCCCCAAAGCGTCTGCGCAAGAATCCATCAAAGCCCCCCCTGGGGAATCCCCACTGCAGCCGAAGCCTGCAGCCACGACCCCCCCCAAAGCGTCTGCGCAGGAATCCTGCAAAGCCCCCCCTGGGGAATCCCCACTGCAGCCGAAGCCTGCAGCCACGACCCCCCCCAAAGCGTCTGCGCAGGAATCCTGCAAAGCCCCCCCTGGGGAATCCCCACTGCAGCTGAAGCCTGCAGCCACGACCCCCCCTAAAACGTCTGCGCAAGAATCCATCAAAGCCCCCCCTGGGGAATCCCCACTGCAGCCGAAGCCTGCAGCCACGACCCCCCCCAAAGCGTCTGCGCAGGAATCCTGCAAAGCCCCCCCTGGGGAATCCCCACTGCAGCTGAAGCCTGCAGCCACGACCCCCCCTAAAGCGTCTGCGCAAGAATCCATCAAAGCCCCCCCTGGGGAATCCCCACTGCAGCCACAGTCTGCAGCCACGACCCCCCCCAAAACGTCTGCGCAAGAATCCATCAAAGCCCCCCCTGGGGAATCCCCACTGCAGCTGAAGCCTGCAGCCACGACCCCCCCTAAAGCGTCTGCGCAAGAATCCATCAAAGCCCCCCCTGGGGAGGCCCCACTGCACCCACAGTCTGCAGCCACGACCCCCCCCAAAGCGTCTGCGCAAGAATCCATCAAAGCCCCCCCTGGGGAGGCCCCACTGCAGCCGAAGCCTGCAGCCACGACCCCCCCCAAAGCGTCTGTGCAGGAATCCTGGAAAGCCCCCCCTGGGGAATCCCCACTGCAGACACAATCTGCAGCCACGACCCCCCCCAAAGCGTCTGCGCAGGAATCCTGCAAAGCCCCCCCTGGGGAGGCTTCACTGCAGCCGAAGCCTGCAGCCACGACCCCCCGCAAAGCGTCTGCGCAGGCTGCACAGGAATCCTGCAAAGTCCCCCCTGGGGAGGCCCCACTGCAGCCGCAGCCTGCAGCCACGACCCCCCCCAAAACGTCTGCGCAGGAATCCTGCAAAGTCCCCCCTGGGGAGGCCCCACTAAAGCTAGAGCCCCAGCCCCCAGAGTCGTCCTCTCCTTCTGAGCTGTCGGTGTTGCTGTACGGTGGCGCCGCCCTGGTGGCCATTGCTGCTGTACTGGCATATGGAGCCTTTCTCTACAGGAGGAAGTAG